The nucleotide sequence ATCGTCGGCTGCGGCCCGCACCGCGCCGCCCGGGCGCTGGGCGCGGGCGAGCTGCCGATGCTCGATGCCAGCGCCGACCGCGAGCACCGGCCGGACCGGGAACTCGCCGAGGGGGAGGAGATCTCCGGCCCCGGCTGGACCCTGGAGGCGGTCGGAACGCCCGGCCACACCATGAACCACCTCGCCTTCGCGCTCCCCGAGGAGAACGCCCTGTTCTCGGGCGACCACGTCATGGCCTGGTCGACGAGCGTCGTCGCGCCGCCGGACGGCTCGATGCGCGCCTACATGGCCTCCCTCGACAAGCTGCGGACCCGGGACGAGGCCGTGTACTGGCCGGGCCACGGCGGGCCGGTGCGGGACCCGCGCCGCTTCGTGCGCGGGCTCGCCCATCACCGCCGCCAGCGCGAGGCCGCCATCCGGGCGCGGATCGCGGCGGGGGACGCCGATATCGGCGCGATCGTCGCGGCGATCTACCAGGGGCTGAACCCGCGCCTCACCGGCGCCGCGATGCTCTCGGTCTTCGCCCACCTGGAGGATCTGGTCGAGCGCGGCGCGGTGCTGAGCGACGGCCCGGTCCGGATCGACGGGCGCTATCGTCCGGCGTGAGGCACCGCGCGGGGCCCTCCGTGCGGCGCTACTTCAGCGCCAGCGCGAGGTTCGAGACCTCGTCCAGGTAGGCGCGGATCCGGTCGGCGTTGACGCCGAGGTCCCGCCCGCCGAGGCGCGAGGCCGAGCGCACGTCGATGCGCGCCCCGTCCGCCCGCGGGCGCACCCGCACGGTCACGTCGTCCGGCAGGTTGAGCAGCAGCCCGCGCGCGACCGCCTCGATCCGCCCGTTGCCGAGGCGCCCGCCCGGACGGATCGCCTCCACGATCTGCCAGCGCCGGTTCACCGCGGCCTTGCGGGCCAGCTCGAAGGCCTCGTCCGCGTCGACGTCGAGGGTCAGCGGCGCGATCTGCGGGTAGGCGGCGCGCTGGCGCTCGCGCGCCTGGGGGCCGGGCTCGGGCGGGTAGCGCCCGTCGCGCGCCGCGAAGGCCGTGCGCGAGCGCGAGAACGCCGGCGGATTCTCGATGTCGGTACTGATGTCGTTGAGCGCCGGCAGCCTGAGGCCGCGCAGCGCCGCGTAGGCCGGATAGGCCAGGACCAGCGCGGCGAGGAACAGGCCGGCGACCGCGGCACCGAGCCCGCGCGCGCCCTCGCGCCAGACCCGCACGAAGGCGAAGCCCGCCACCAGCACGGCGAGCAGCGCCACGCCGATCCCGGCCGCAAGCGTCGCCAGCGCCGGACCGGTCTCGGCGCGGGGATCGCGCACCAGAACAAGGGCGAGACCGGTCACCAGGATCGCGAACAGGGCGAGCCGGCGGGCCAGCGGGCCGGCGCGGGTGACGGGCTCCTCGACGATCGGGCGGCGCATGGCTCTCCGGCGGACATCGGCGATCCCGGCGGCGCGGCCGCGGGCTTCCCGCTCTTACAGAGTGGTCATCCCCCGCGCCAGCGCGAGCGTGGCCTTAGACGGATGCCGCCCCCGCTTCCCTCTGCTATAGGGTGCGACCACGATGTCGCGTCCCACGCTCGAGCCGATCCCCGATCCCGACCCGCTCCGGGTCTGGTTCCGCTTCATCCGCCTCAACCGGCGGGTGACGGCGGCGGTCGCCGCGGAGCTGCGCGGTATCGGCCTGTCGATCCCGCAATTCGACGTGCTCTCGACGCTCACCGAGCGCGAGGGCTTGACCCAGCAGGATCTGGCGGCCCGGCTTTACGTGACGAAGGGCAACGTCTCGGGGCTGATCGACCGGCTGGTCGAGGCCGGGCTGGTCGAGCGGCGGCCGATCCCCGGCGACCGGCGCTCGCACGCGCTGCACCTCACCCCGGCCGGGGGCGACCTCGCGGCGCGGGGCATCGCCGCGCAGGAGGCCTATGTGGGCCGCACCCTCGGGCGGCTCGGCGCGGAGGATCTCGCGGCGGTCGAGCGTCTGGTGCTCGCGTGGCGGGAACTCGCCCGCGCGGATACCGAGGCCGGGCGGGGCTGAGCCCTCCCCCTGAAACGCGCGCGGCCGGCCCCGCGGAGCGGAGCCGGCCGGTCGAGGCATGCGCGAGCGTGGATCAGGACGCGAGGGGCGCCCCGATGCGGGCGCGCAGCTGCGCGCGCAGGTTCTCGTTGGCGCCGGGCTCGGCATCGACCCGCCACATCAGCCGCAGCAACTGGCTGATCGGCGTGGCGTGGCTCTGGACCGCCTCGCTCACGAGCTGGGCGAGGGACTTCTCGGACACGGACCGGGCCTGCAGGCCGACGACCGATTGAGGCATGATACGCGCTCGTCTCGAATGATTCTGAACCGCGGGCGGCGCGATACGCCTTTCGAGCCGCCGTGACCAGCCCTATGGGCAAAATTCGGTAGCCGGCACGCCAACGCGGCGGTGCATAAGCCCGCACCGCATGTGCGCCATCGCACGTATGAGCTGGGATGAACGTGCGCGGTCGGGCAGTGGTTCAGGTCGTGTGTCCGTGTCTCCGGGCGAGCGGCGAGGCGTCGAAGCCGTCGAGGATATCCTGCGGGTCGCGGTAGATGGCGCGGCAGCCGGCCGCCGACAGGTCCGCCTCCGGGAAGCCTCCGCAGAGCACGCCGATCGCGCCGATCCCGGCCTTTCCCGCGGCCTCGGCATCGTAGGGTGTGTCACCCACTGCCAGCACGCGATCCTTCGGCATGCCGCCGAGCCGTTCCAACGCCGCCTGGAAGATGTCGGGATGCGGCTTCGAGCGGTCGGCATCGTCGGAACTCGTGGCGACGTCCACGAGGTCGGTGATCCCGAGGATCTCCTGGTAGTGCTCGACCTCCGCGCGCTTGCCCGAGGAGCCGAGCGCGATCGTCAGGCCCTCGGCGCGCACGCGCTCGAACAGGGCGCGCACGCCCGGGAAGGGCTTCACGCGCGGCAGGTAATCCCGCTTGAACAGGTCGGAGCGGTAGGCCTCAATCGCCTCCCCCTCGCGCGCGAGGCGCTCCTCGGGCACGAAGACCGGCATCAGTTCGTCCCCGCCCTTGCCGATCTGGCCGCGCACGGTGGCGAAGTCGGTCGCGATGCCGAACCGGGCGAAGGCCGCGACCCAGGCCTCCGCATGCAGGTCGACGCTGTCGAGCAGCGTCCCGTCGATGTCGAAGATGACCGCGCGCGCCATGGCCGCCCCGGGGCCTCAGCGCGGGAACAGGTGCAGGCCGTCGTCCGGCAGCAGGTTGCGGGCGGGGCCGCCCGTCTGCTGGCCGCGGCCCTGCTGGTAGTAGGGCAGCTCCGGCCGGCGGTCGTTGTCGCTTCCCGAATCGTAGGCCCAGGGCGGGTTCCAGGGTGCCCGGCCGCCGGGCGTCACCGGCACGGGCGCGCCCAGGAGCGGGCCTGCGACCGCGGGGAGCGGCAGAAGCGCGAGCGCGAGGCCGAGGGCCGGACGGATCTTCACGGAACGCTCCTTCTCGGGGATATCGGGTCAACGGCCCAGGTTCGGACGCGTTCCTTCGGATGTGTGCCTCGAAACGGCAGGAGCCCGCCCCTCGCGGGGCGGGCTCCGGATGGTCCGGGACGCGGACGCGCCGCGGCCTCGACTCAGTGCAGGGCGATCGCGGCGGGCCGGGCGGCCTTGGCCTTGGTGGCGAGGCCCGCGGGCACGGCCGGATTCTTCGCAGCAGTCTTCGCCGGGGGCTTGGCAGCAGTCTTCGCCGAGGGCTTGGCAGCCTTGACCGCGGGCTTGGCGGCGGGCTTGGCGGCGACCTCGGCGGTCACCGCCTCCGCCTTGCGCGCAGCGGTCTTGCGGGCGGCGGGCTTAGTGGCCGGCGCGACGGCCTCGACGGCCTCCACGGCCTTGGCGC is from Methylobacterium radiodurans and encodes:
- a CDS encoding MBL fold metallo-hydrolase encodes the protein MAEGPDFETALPEAGRFEALTPLVRRLVAPNASPFTASGTCTYVVGRGQVAVIDPGPEDPGHLDRLLGGLAGETVAQVVVTHTHRDHSPGARLLKARTGAPIVGCGPHRAARALGAGELPMLDASADREHRPDRELAEGEEISGPGWTLEAVGTPGHTMNHLAFALPEENALFSGDHVMAWSTSVVAPPDGSMRAYMASLDKLRTRDEAVYWPGHGGPVRDPRRFVRGLAHHRRQREAAIRARIAAGDADIGAIVAAIYQGLNPRLTGAAMLSVFAHLEDLVERGAVLSDGPVRIDGRYRPA
- a CDS encoding DUF1499 domain-containing protein, with amino-acid sequence MRRPIVEEPVTRAGPLARRLALFAILVTGLALVLVRDPRAETGPALATLAAGIGVALLAVLVAGFAFVRVWREGARGLGAAVAGLFLAALVLAYPAYAALRGLRLPALNDISTDIENPPAFSRSRTAFAARDGRYPPEPGPQARERQRAAYPQIAPLTLDVDADEAFELARKAAVNRRWQIVEAIRPGGRLGNGRIEAVARGLLLNLPDDVTVRVRPRADGARIDVRSASRLGGRDLGVNADRIRAYLDEVSNLALALK
- a CDS encoding MarR family winged helix-turn-helix transcriptional regulator — translated: MSRPTLEPIPDPDPLRVWFRFIRLNRRVTAAVAAELRGIGLSIPQFDVLSTLTEREGLTQQDLAARLYVTKGNVSGLIDRLVEAGLVERRPIPGDRRSHALHLTPAGGDLAARGIAAQEAYVGRTLGRLGAEDLAAVERLVLAWRELARADTEAGRG
- a CDS encoding HAD family hydrolase, giving the protein MARAVIFDIDGTLLDSVDLHAEAWVAAFARFGIATDFATVRGQIGKGGDELMPVFVPEERLAREGEAIEAYRSDLFKRDYLPRVKPFPGVRALFERVRAEGLTIALGSSGKRAEVEHYQEILGITDLVDVATSSDDADRSKPHPDIFQAALERLGGMPKDRVLAVGDTPYDAEAAGKAGIGAIGVLCGGFPEADLSAAGCRAIYRDPQDILDGFDASPLARRHGHTT
- a CDS encoding DUF2934 domain-containing protein, with product MEMITEQQVRERAYYIWEGEGRIHGRADAHWLRAETELRAPVAAAKTARKSRAKAVEAVEAVAPATKPAARKTAARKAEAVTAEVAAKPAAKPAVKAAKPSAKTAAKPPAKTAAKNPAVPAGLATKAKAARPAAIALH